One part of the Bacteroidia bacterium genome encodes these proteins:
- a CDS encoding serine hydrolase domain-containing protein, with amino-acid sequence MERMITLIVNIISGLFLIPQPAMAQLQSTADKDLLALKADSILEVAIDIQEHMGITAGIMSEGELLWKNGAGWRDKEAGEVAEADMIHRIASISKPMTAIAILQLYEQGKIDLDAPIHTYIPEYPKHEKGTFTVRQLLTHTSGTNHYKGDMDSFSTKNFPKLDDAMKRFWERKLVAEPGTAYRYTTYGYVVLGVVIERLSGMEYEAYMKKHVWEPAGMMHTSIERKGVELANSSKLYKRTDKGELKKDLKTNLSMKTPGGGILSTSHDLLKFGQAILDNKLIKAETLELMTTRSGLKKQGNPYGMGWFLYKDENDRRGRIIGHSGSQSGTSSQLMILLDAKIVVAVMSNTRRSWNQLFMTSWFLINKSFSTEDLQEPVQKVAKISTQDMDRILGSYDFGKGQILKISRKGENLFSQMNKYPALKLYPESNEVFYYREFDAYFEFDFNADGSINKTTYWQNGEEVFPKKID; translated from the coding sequence ATGGAACGCATGATCACCCTTATTGTCAATATTATTTCAGGATTATTCCTGATTCCACAACCTGCAATGGCCCAACTGCAATCTACAGCAGATAAGGACTTGCTTGCCCTGAAAGCGGATAGCATTCTGGAAGTTGCGATAGACATTCAGGAGCATATGGGTATTACTGCAGGTATTATGTCAGAAGGTGAACTTCTTTGGAAGAATGGTGCTGGCTGGAGAGATAAGGAAGCGGGAGAAGTGGCTGAAGCTGATATGATCCATCGCATTGCTTCGATCAGCAAGCCTATGACTGCTATCGCTATTTTACAATTGTATGAGCAAGGGAAGATCGATCTTGATGCGCCTATTCATACTTATATTCCGGAATACCCCAAGCATGAAAAAGGGACGTTTACGGTTCGGCAACTCCTGACCCATACCTCTGGCACCAATCATTATAAAGGAGATATGGATAGCTTCTCGACTAAAAACTTCCCTAAACTGGATGATGCGATGAAGAGATTCTGGGAAAGGAAACTGGTGGCTGAACCCGGTACTGCTTATCGTTACACTACCTATGGATATGTGGTTTTAGGAGTGGTAATTGAAAGGCTAAGTGGAATGGAATATGAGGCCTATATGAAAAAACATGTGTGGGAACCTGCGGGCATGATGCATACCTCCATTGAACGAAAAGGAGTTGAGCTAGCTAATTCATCCAAACTCTATAAAAGAACAGACAAAGGAGAATTGAAAAAAGACCTCAAAACCAATTTGAGTATGAAGACGCCAGGTGGAGGTATTCTTTCTACTTCGCATGACCTCCTGAAATTTGGCCAGGCCATTTTGGATAATAAGCTCATAAAAGCTGAAACCCTGGAATTGATGACCACACGCTCTGGATTAAAAAAGCAAGGAAATCCTTATGGCATGGGTTGGTTCCTGTATAAAGATGAGAATGATCGCAGGGGACGAATCATCGGACATAGTGGATCGCAATCAGGCACAAGTTCTCAATTGATGATTCTCCTGGATGCAAAGATTGTTGTAGCTGTAATGAGCAATACTCGCCGCTCCTGGAATCAATTGTTCATGACAAGCTGGTTCCTGATCAATAAGAGTTTTTCAACAGAAGACCTGCAAGAGCCTGTACAGAAAGTTGCTAAGATCAGCACACAAGATATGGACCGTATTCTGGGTAGTTATGATTTTGGTAAAGGTCAAATCCTAAAGATTAGCCGTAAAGGAGAAAATCTATTTTCTCAGATGAATAAATATCCGGCCCTAAAACTCTATCCCGAATCCAATGAGGTCTTTTACTACCGGGAATTTGATGCCTATTTTGAATTTGATTTCAATGCAGACGGTTCGATCAACAAAACTACTTATTGGCAAAATGGGGAAGAGGTTTTTCCGAAGAAGATTGATTAA
- a CDS encoding ATP-binding protein yields the protein MLFCSSISPAQEIQTFSFDSISSAISLNSYLYINQSAAEESEIASLQEDSTSWIHLSELGFKLNEEVSYWAKLSLQNDFHAAQSLILLPDGEEVLSGNSFVELLLEKEGEIVASLKSGRFLPYNQKSHRSTIANHFKLEFAPGEKLLVYIKVRQINKLSPFFDIYLQSEDSVQRSEVAFRIGQGVFQGMLWIMIFFSALVFVGSRDRSYLIYVLFLFSSSIYFLYRSGLFFELFFHQFPQLQLLVWILSINALVVTYFQFVRIFVDTKSLIPKWDRVCLAWQQIILLVMGIELSILFFAFHEPYIDFLINVSVGASIFFLLVVSLRFFRTKERLAQIMIFGTLFLVLAGIVGLSADLLFNIRDYLGVIESFFIAEVLTFSLGLGYRQDLNRKMQLEVQEKANEQLRHMDKLKDQFLANTSHELKTPLNGIIGITESLLDGLNNFKEDFIRENLQMVVSSSHRLNSLVGDLLDFSRIKNKQLEVQKKALDLYSITDVVIKIHQPLLKGKEVELENRVPRHLPAVEGDEGRIQQIFHNLIGNAIKFTEKGSVSIHAVEKNEMLEVRVEDTGIGIPEDKRELIFDEFEQADGSISRKFAGTGLGLSISKKLVELHAGEMWVRSSLGKGSTFFFTLPISSQKAVPLEFVPSFQELSSISATTEVLVKQPEEILSTHGNSVFRILIVDDEPINHQVLRNHLIHKNYQLDSAMNGPEALQLIESEESYDLVLLDVMMPRMSGYEVCQMIREKYLVSELPVIFITAKNQVNDLVQGLSLGGNDYISKPFTRSEFLARTTTQLNLHNINSATSKFVPRSFLQTLGYESILELSLGDNVEREVTVFFSDIRAYTSLSESMSPDQNFRFVNAYSSRMGPIINQHNGFVHQYLGDGIMAIFLGNGRDALGASVEMQKTLSTYNIEREKKGKIAVRVGMGLHTGKLIMGIIGDKERMEPATISDTVNTAARIEGLTKHFGVNILLSEYTCAQLGKDHGHKIRFLGKVMPKGKNKAIGLFECFDGDPEDIRQKKESTQDIFEKALTAYFEKDFDTALRSFAEIIRFNPDDKPASMYLLKATEHRGKGVPEDWTGVEMMQSK from the coding sequence ATGCTGTTTTGCTCTTCCATTTCCCCGGCACAGGAGATCCAGACTTTTTCTTTTGATTCAATCTCTTCAGCAATTTCCCTCAATTCATATCTCTATATAAACCAGAGTGCTGCGGAGGAAAGTGAAATCGCTTCCCTGCAGGAAGATTCAACATCCTGGATTCACCTATCAGAATTAGGATTCAAGCTCAATGAAGAAGTTTCTTATTGGGCAAAGTTGAGCCTCCAAAATGATTTCCATGCTGCTCAAAGCCTTATTCTTCTCCCGGATGGAGAAGAAGTGCTGAGCGGGAATAGTTTTGTTGAGCTCCTGCTCGAAAAAGAGGGCGAAATAGTTGCTTCCCTTAAAAGTGGGAGATTCCTGCCATACAATCAGAAGTCACATAGAAGCACTATTGCCAATCATTTCAAATTGGAATTTGCTCCCGGTGAGAAGCTGCTAGTTTATATCAAGGTTAGACAAATCAATAAGCTTTCCCCCTTTTTTGACATTTATTTGCAAAGTGAAGACAGTGTTCAACGTTCAGAAGTAGCTTTCAGAATTGGTCAGGGAGTTTTTCAGGGAATGCTCTGGATCATGATATTTTTCTCAGCCCTTGTATTTGTAGGAAGTCGAGACAGATCCTATCTCATCTACGTATTATTCCTTTTTTCTTCCTCCATCTATTTCCTCTATCGCAGTGGACTTTTTTTCGAATTATTCTTCCATCAATTTCCCCAATTACAACTACTGGTCTGGATTCTGTCAATCAATGCCTTGGTGGTTACCTATTTTCAATTCGTTCGCATTTTTGTAGATACAAAGAGCCTCATCCCTAAATGGGATCGAGTTTGTTTGGCCTGGCAACAGATTATCTTGCTGGTAATGGGGATTGAATTGAGTATCCTCTTTTTTGCCTTTCATGAACCTTATATAGATTTTCTCATCAATGTTTCGGTGGGAGCTTCTATCTTCTTTTTGTTGGTTGTATCTCTTCGTTTTTTCCGGACGAAAGAACGGCTGGCACAGATCATGATTTTTGGAACCCTTTTTCTGGTGCTCGCCGGAATCGTAGGCCTGTCAGCTGATCTGCTGTTTAATATCCGGGATTATCTGGGGGTGATTGAATCTTTCTTTATCGCAGAAGTATTGACCTTTTCTCTGGGGCTTGGCTATCGGCAGGACCTGAACCGAAAAATGCAACTGGAAGTTCAGGAGAAAGCAAATGAACAATTAAGGCACATGGATAAACTCAAGGATCAGTTCCTTGCTAATACCTCCCATGAATTGAAGACCCCTTTAAATGGAATTATTGGGATCACAGAATCTCTATTGGATGGCCTAAATAATTTCAAAGAGGATTTTATCAGAGAAAACCTGCAAATGGTGGTTTCCTCCTCCCATCGCTTAAATAGTCTGGTGGGGGATCTCCTGGATTTTTCACGGATTAAGAATAAGCAACTTGAGGTACAGAAGAAGGCACTGGATCTTTATAGCATTACGGATGTTGTGATTAAAATCCATCAACCCCTATTGAAAGGAAAGGAAGTAGAGCTGGAAAATCGTGTTCCCCGGCATTTGCCAGCTGTGGAAGGAGATGAAGGGCGTATTCAGCAAATTTTTCATAACCTTATCGGAAATGCGATCAAGTTCACCGAAAAAGGCTCCGTATCCATCCACGCGGTAGAGAAAAATGAGATGCTGGAGGTTCGGGTTGAAGATACAGGAATTGGCATACCTGAAGATAAACGAGAACTTATATTCGACGAATTTGAGCAGGCGGATGGTTCAATTTCGCGAAAATTTGCCGGGACAGGTTTGGGGCTTAGTATTAGTAAAAAATTGGTGGAACTTCATGCAGGAGAGATGTGGGTCCGTTCTTCTCTGGGAAAAGGGTCGACTTTTTTCTTTACCCTACCGATCAGCAGTCAAAAGGCCGTCCCACTCGAATTTGTCCCCAGCTTTCAGGAATTATCCAGTATAAGTGCGACAACTGAAGTTCTGGTAAAACAACCGGAAGAGATATTGTCGACCCATGGGAATTCGGTCTTTCGTATTCTGATTGTTGATGATGAGCCGATCAATCATCAGGTATTGCGCAATCATTTGATCCACAAAAACTATCAGCTAGATTCTGCTATGAATGGACCGGAAGCCCTCCAACTCATCGAATCAGAGGAGAGTTATGATCTGGTTTTGCTGGATGTCATGATGCCTCGAATGTCTGGATATGAAGTTTGTCAGATGATCCGAGAGAAGTATTTGGTTAGTGAGTTGCCTGTCATCTTTATTACGGCAAAAAATCAGGTCAATGATCTGGTACAGGGCTTGAGCCTGGGAGGAAATGATTATATATCAAAACCTTTTACCAGAAGTGAATTTTTAGCCCGAACTACTACCCAGCTCAATCTCCACAATATCAACTCAGCTACAAGTAAATTCGTTCCCCGCTCCTTCTTGCAAACCCTGGGATATGAGAGTATTCTTGAACTCAGCCTGGGAGATAATGTAGAAAGAGAGGTGACCGTATTTTTCTCAGATATACGTGCTTATACCAGTCTGTCTGAAAGTATGAGCCCTGATCAGAATTTCCGATTTGTAAATGCCTATTCCAGTCGGATGGGACCAATTATCAATCAACATAATGGCTTTGTTCATCAATATCTGGGCGATGGTATTATGGCGATTTTTTTAGGAAATGGAAGAGATGCTTTGGGGGCTTCGGTGGAAATGCAAAAAACCTTAAGTACTTATAATATTGAAAGGGAAAAGAAAGGAAAGATAGCTGTGAGGGTAGGAATGGGATTACATACGGGTAAACTGATCATGGGGATAATTGGAGATAAAGAACGCATGGAACCCGCTACAATTTCAGATACTGTGAATACAGCTGCTCGGATCGAAGGCCTGACCAAGCATTTTGGAGTCAATATTTTGTTGAGCGAATACACCTGTGCCCAGCTTGGCAAAGATCATGGGCATAAAATCCGGTTTTTAGGCAAAGTTATGCCCAAAGGCAAGAACAAGGCAATCGGACTGTTTGAGTGTTTCGATGGTGATCCTGAAGATATTCGACAGAAAAAGGAGAGTACCCAGGATATTTTTGAAAAAGCACTTACTGCCTACTTTGAAAAAGATTTTGATACGGCCCTGAGGTCATTTGCAGAAATTATCCGCTTTAACCCCGACGATAAGCCTGCATCTATGTATCTATTGAAGGCTACTGAACATAGAGGAAAGGGCGTTCCGGAGGATTGGACAGGGGTAGAGATGATGCAAAGCAAATAG
- a CDS encoding DUF4419 domain-containing protein, with product MKKTASLQDSPLTFQIQKLKRPGNLVPELPYEEVLQGFSKKIKVSAPGPEQLANFGRHPFMRSLYAAYAEHRPIVLSPDMIWLLILQGFSRHVNYNSAKMSVLLGLDKEKVELKLEYQSEFLEGGYEVWENAVLDFETALRGHMGNEFMDKLLPDFSTTGHREYIAGMISVMDSLKPFFRYLIDVCVCGIPAISLEGQQEDWIHLREKSLALKKYELNWWINELEPVLNQFIHAFDAEIDKDFWRNIFKIHKPQMCGDPEKIDGWITQFFPYDRFGRRRAGEVILDINDLPEEVLKVDFSLRLISPERTEELPMQLISGFVGAEQKESDFSLRPYISWMVAEAEEENKVKGLPQDGFFYSYANLREFPEEVLSLKKAFNLELYFIDKIDIPKALSKKELHYLHIRGNISHKETRWLLRNFPFTSLEINEEYYHELPRRGWFYRIKRIAWYQFKRLLP from the coding sequence ATGAAAAAGACCGCCTCCCTTCAGGATTCGCCCCTCACCTTCCAAATCCAAAAACTCAAGCGCCCCGGAAACCTGGTCCCCGAACTTCCCTATGAAGAGGTTTTGCAGGGATTTAGTAAAAAAATAAAAGTCTCCGCACCCGGACCGGAACAACTCGCCAACTTTGGCAGGCATCCTTTTATGAGGAGCTTGTATGCAGCCTATGCTGAACACAGGCCGATCGTACTTTCTCCGGACATGATCTGGCTCTTGATTTTGCAGGGCTTTTCCCGACATGTCAACTATAATTCCGCAAAGATGTCGGTGCTTTTAGGCCTGGATAAAGAGAAAGTCGAATTGAAATTAGAATATCAATCAGAATTTCTAGAGGGAGGATATGAAGTATGGGAAAATGCCGTTCTGGATTTTGAAACAGCTTTGCGGGGGCATATGGGCAATGAATTTATGGATAAGCTCCTCCCGGATTTTTCCACTACGGGGCACAGAGAATACATTGCCGGAATGATCAGTGTGATGGATAGCCTTAAGCCTTTTTTCAGATACCTTATTGATGTCTGTGTTTGTGGAATACCAGCTATAAGTCTGGAAGGTCAGCAAGAAGATTGGATACATCTAAGGGAAAAAAGCCTGGCATTAAAAAAGTATGAACTCAATTGGTGGATCAATGAGTTAGAGCCTGTCCTCAATCAGTTTATCCATGCTTTTGATGCTGAGATTGATAAGGATTTCTGGAGAAATATTTTCAAAATCCATAAGCCACAAATGTGCGGCGATCCAGAGAAGATTGATGGATGGATCACTCAATTTTTTCCCTATGATCGTTTTGGAAGAAGAAGAGCAGGAGAAGTGATTCTCGATATCAATGATTTACCGGAAGAAGTTCTGAAAGTGGATTTCAGCTTGCGCCTGATTTCCCCTGAGAGGACAGAGGAACTTCCCATGCAATTGATCTCAGGATTTGTGGGGGCTGAGCAAAAAGAATCAGATTTCAGCCTAAGACCTTATATATCCTGGATGGTAGCAGAAGCGGAGGAGGAAAATAAGGTAAAAGGTTTACCTCAGGATGGATTCTTTTACTCCTATGCAAATCTTCGGGAATTTCCGGAAGAAGTATTATCTCTCAAAAAAGCCTTCAATCTTGAGCTATACTTCATCGATAAGATTGATATCCCAAAAGCCCTCTCGAAAAAGGAACTTCATTATTTACACATCAGAGGCAATATTTCACACAAAGAAACAAGATGGCTCTTACGAAACTTCCCTTTTACCAGCCTGGAGATCAATGAGGAATATTATCATGAATTACCAAGAAGGGGATGGTTTTACCGGATCAAAAGGATCGCCTGGTATCAATTCAAGAGACTTTTGCCTTAA
- a CDS encoding pyridoxamine 5'-phosphate oxidase family protein has translation MANTFHQGELKVQEMSGEALIAQSRTAMIAPQIMSGVIPFLEKQALLFLSSANQAGEVWISALLGDPGFIQVPNKTELSVLLPYVFSSKEDILFENLGEKPELGALVMDFSHRRRFRINGSASLDETGIHLGVREAYGNCPKFIQRRLIHAMSPFEEVQAEQSRGVALKESQKAWISEADTFFLGSRSKEGKMDASHRGGKQGFVQILDNKLLRVPDYPGNSMYNSLGNILEYPQVGLLFLDFEQGKTLQLSGRAELQMDQNSPDDLERSGGSGRFWTFEVEKWIETKNHHKVDWELIDYSPYNP, from the coding sequence ATGGCAAATACATTTCATCAAGGAGAACTCAAGGTACAGGAAATGAGCGGTGAAGCTTTGATTGCTCAATCCCGTACAGCTATGATAGCGCCTCAAATTATGTCCGGGGTCATTCCATTCCTGGAGAAGCAGGCATTGCTATTTCTCAGCTCTGCCAATCAGGCAGGGGAAGTCTGGATTTCAGCCCTTTTGGGAGATCCGGGTTTCATACAGGTGCCAAATAAAACCGAGCTTTCCGTATTGCTTCCTTATGTTTTTAGTAGCAAAGAGGATATCCTGTTTGAGAACCTTGGCGAGAAACCTGAATTAGGAGCTTTAGTTATGGATTTCAGCCATAGACGACGCTTTCGCATCAATGGCTCAGCCAGCCTTGATGAAACAGGCATACATCTGGGAGTTCGCGAAGCTTATGGAAATTGTCCCAAATTTATCCAGCGGAGACTCATTCATGCCATGAGTCCTTTCGAAGAAGTACAAGCAGAACAAAGCAGAGGAGTAGCCTTAAAAGAATCCCAGAAAGCCTGGATATCAGAAGCAGATACGTTCTTTTTAGGAAGCAGAAGCAAAGAAGGGAAAATGGATGCGTCTCATCGAGGAGGTAAGCAGGGTTTTGTCCAGATTCTTGATAATAAGCTCCTCAGAGTACCTGATTACCCTGGCAACAGCATGTACAACAGTCTGGGCAACATCTTAGAATATCCACAAGTAGGATTACTCTTTCTTGATTTCGAGCAGGGAAAAACTTTACAACTCAGTGGAAGAGCAGAACTTCAAATGGATCAAAATTCTCCCGATGATTTGGAAAGATCGGGAGGAAGTGGACGTTTCTGGACTTTTGAGGTAGAAAAATGGATAGAAACTAAAAACCATCATAAGGTGGATTGGGAATTGATAGATTATTCGCCTTACAATCCTTAA
- a CDS encoding TetR/AcrR family transcriptional regulator: MRPQKVNNESLMAGLLEVLRNKGYDGASLAELSMATGLKKASLYHRFPGGKKQIAESVMQEVRAWIKLEVLDVLKNKKLNPQERLTIALNKIEEFYAWGEKSCILRALSMDSGMEQVGDLVQASMESWQKGFLKLGQDMGLSRKKAEKRALESLILIQGSLVVAKGSRSPQAFKYAIEKIKSIYL, translated from the coding sequence ATGCGTCCCCAAAAAGTCAATAATGAGAGCCTGATGGCCGGTTTATTAGAAGTCTTGCGAAACAAAGGATATGATGGCGCTAGTTTGGCGGAACTTTCTATGGCGACGGGTTTGAAAAAAGCCAGCCTTTATCATCGTTTTCCAGGGGGAAAGAAACAGATTGCAGAATCGGTAATGCAGGAGGTGAGGGCATGGATCAAACTAGAGGTGCTGGATGTTCTGAAAAATAAAAAACTCAACCCCCAGGAGAGATTAACTATTGCATTGAATAAAATTGAAGAATTTTATGCCTGGGGAGAAAAGTCCTGTATCCTTAGGGCTCTTTCTATGGACAGCGGAATGGAACAGGTAGGAGATTTGGTTCAGGCGAGTATGGAAAGTTGGCAAAAAGGCTTTCTGAAACTAGGTCAGGATATGGGACTTTCAAGGAAGAAAGCTGAAAAGAGAGCACTTGAAAGTCTGATTTTGATTCAGGGTAGTTTAGTAGTTGCGAAAGGCAGTAGATCGCCGCAGGCTTTCAAATATGCCATCGAAAAAATTAAAAGCATTTATCTCTAA
- a CDS encoding AraC family transcriptional regulator gives MQVISIPETLLPSTSRGPGSTILFHSYESEIEHSKVKVEMGSHLISFILEGQKQVFQHASSAVVDPHSFLMLRGGNCLMTERLSENRSYKSFLFFFDKEVITDFMVKHKIKAKVPVENPDYLVLQKDPFIKHFLESLLLLIHEMGVIPQALKKAKFEELMLYLIDRHGEGVVQFYLEKNTSSQEINFKKVIEQNLDNKLSLEELAFLCNMSISTFKRKFAEHYESSPSKWFLQKRMEQAEYMLRVQKLKPSEIYFELGFSNLSSFSQAFKNRYGSSPAKYSSQVD, from the coding sequence ATGCAAGTCATCTCGATTCCGGAAACACTGCTGCCTTCTACTTCCAGAGGGCCTGGGTCAACTATCCTCTTTCATAGCTATGAAAGTGAAATAGAACACTCCAAGGTGAAGGTCGAAATGGGGAGTCATCTGATCAGCTTTATCCTTGAAGGACAAAAACAGGTATTTCAGCATGCTTCTTCTGCTGTAGTTGACCCCCACAGCTTTCTCATGCTTCGAGGCGGTAATTGCCTGATGACAGAACGCCTTTCTGAAAACAGGAGTTATAAGAGTTTCCTTTTTTTCTTTGATAAAGAAGTAATTACTGATTTTATGGTCAAACATAAGATCAAAGCAAAAGTTCCTGTTGAGAATCCCGATTATCTGGTATTACAAAAAGATCCGTTCATCAAGCATTTCCTGGAATCCCTCCTCCTGCTTATCCATGAAATGGGTGTTATTCCACAAGCCCTCAAAAAGGCCAAGTTTGAAGAACTCATGCTCTACCTGATTGATCGACATGGCGAAGGAGTAGTCCAGTTTTATTTAGAGAAAAACACATCCTCTCAGGAAATAAATTTCAAAAAGGTCATAGAGCAAAACCTGGACAATAAACTCAGTCTCGAAGAATTGGCTTTTCTCTGCAACATGAGTATTTCAACTTTTAAGCGAAAATTTGCCGAGCATTACGAAAGTTCGCCTAGCAAATGGTTTCTCCAAAAACGCATGGAGCAAGCGGAATACATGCTAAGGGTTCAAAAACTCAAACCGAGTGAGATTTATTTCGAACTAGGCTTTTCCAATCTCTCCAGCTTTAGCCAGGCCTTCAAAAATCGCTACGGTAGTTCTCCGGCCAAATACAGCTCTCAAGTGGATTGA
- a CDS encoding YbhB/YbcL family Raf kinase inhibitor-like protein, with the protein MKRLAILLISIPFFIGNTFGQTFTLSTKDVGGQASLKQVFKGFGCEGENISPQLSWEHAPEGTKSFAITMYDKDAPTGSGWWHWLAFDIPASTSEIPTAAGDPARNLMPAGTIQSLTNYGVPGFGGPCPPEGHGPHQYVVTVYALNVDKLGLDANTNPAIVGYYLNNASIQKASIVFYYQR; encoded by the coding sequence ATGAAAAGATTAGCCATTTTATTGATCAGCATTCCATTTTTCATTGGAAACACCTTCGGACAAACATTCACCCTAAGCACAAAAGATGTAGGAGGACAAGCTAGCCTTAAGCAAGTGTTTAAAGGTTTTGGTTGCGAAGGAGAAAACATATCCCCTCAACTCAGCTGGGAACATGCACCGGAAGGCACCAAAAGTTTTGCTATCACGATGTACGACAAAGATGCTCCTACCGGAAGTGGTTGGTGGCACTGGCTGGCTTTTGATATTCCTGCCTCTACTTCAGAAATCCCAACAGCTGCAGGTGATCCGGCCAGAAATCTGATGCCTGCAGGCACGATTCAGAGTCTGACCAATTATGGGGTTCCCGGCTTTGGAGGACCTTGCCCACCGGAAGGACATGGACCGCATCAATATGTAGTTACGGTATATGCACTAAATGTCGATAAACTTGGTCTGGATGCTAATACCAATCCAGCCATCGTAGGATACTACCTGAACAATGCCAGCATCCAAAAGGCATCCATTGTATTCTACTACCAAAGATAA
- a CDS encoding histidine kinase — MKNILLLCLFLFSLNPASAYDGIIYPDKRVQMQGDNPLWASKDLNDESWVDQDIDGYGYFWVRFSFEVDEEIFELKHPGLHIISLGSYEVYWDGVKIGENGKVGETVEEEVPGNFMSQVLIPDSLATIGSHIVAFRVSNVHMPTYILGSWNACYIEEYKQTVEEYLRVTAFIFILAGIYLMAGTYYLFLFIMRNREKEELIFSLLCFLFFGLIFAEYFKFLYLYPYPFHIKRLGVIYFLTLFISFLTPYFFVNFFELPKALLINLTILVLLIASSFILTVGTDPAARVMSLVGLISSLGIAFYAVYKKKQHAWVVFSALSISGMVILFYQLSFRFLLYAYDVTLFISFSILVLSMMYVLARRARDQKEAYEASVILSSRLQNELLKKNIQPHFIMNTLTSLMEWIEEAPGESIQFIEALSGEFEIMSEIAEEKLIPIMQEIDLCKYHIEIMRFRKELNYIFIQENIDPEEKIPPAIFHTLIENAITHSYPDKENRIKIFLRFFRVEDHRYYELEVVARNKKTEKKEEGTGFKYIRSRLSESYGEQWTLDSSPTESGWITRIKLLNA; from the coding sequence ATGAAAAATATACTGCTTCTCTGCCTCTTTCTTTTTAGCCTGAATCCAGCTTCAGCCTATGATGGGATTATATATCCGGATAAACGGGTGCAGATGCAAGGAGACAATCCTTTGTGGGCAAGTAAGGACTTGAATGACGAAAGTTGGGTGGATCAGGATATCGATGGCTACGGATATTTTTGGGTGCGCTTCTCCTTCGAGGTCGATGAGGAGATTTTTGAATTGAAACATCCCGGCCTCCACATCATCAGTTTGGGTTCTTATGAGGTCTATTGGGATGGAGTCAAGATAGGCGAAAATGGGAAAGTGGGCGAAACGGTGGAAGAAGAAGTTCCGGGCAATTTTATGAGCCAGGTTTTGATTCCCGACTCATTGGCAACAATAGGTTCGCACATTGTAGCCTTCAGGGTTAGCAATGTGCATATGCCCACCTACATCCTGGGAAGCTGGAATGCCTGTTATATAGAAGAGTATAAACAAACGGTTGAGGAATACCTGCGCGTAACCGCCTTTATTTTCATTCTTGCAGGAATCTATTTGATGGCAGGAACCTACTATCTCTTTCTGTTTATCATGAGAAACAGAGAGAAAGAGGAACTTATATTTAGTCTTCTTTGTTTTCTCTTCTTTGGGCTGATATTCGCAGAGTATTTCAAATTTCTTTACCTCTATCCCTACCCCTTCCATATCAAACGATTGGGAGTGATTTATTTTCTCACCCTCTTTATTTCTTTTCTCACTCCTTACTTCTTCGTCAATTTCTTTGAGCTCCCAAAAGCACTCCTGATCAATCTCACAATCCTGGTCTTGCTCATTGCTTCCAGCTTCATTTTAACAGTTGGAACTGACCCAGCTGCCCGAGTCATGTCTTTGGTTGGCCTGATTTCTTCCTTGGGAATTGCTTTTTATGCGGTCTATAAAAAGAAGCAACATGCCTGGGTGGTATTTAGCGCCTTGAGTATATCGGGGATGGTGATTCTTTTTTACCAACTAAGCTTTCGATTTTTGCTGTATGCATATGACGTAACCCTATTCATTAGCTTTAGCATACTTGTCCTCTCTATGATGTATGTTCTGGCTCGGCGTGCACGCGACCAGAAAGAAGCCTATGAAGCTTCAGTCATCCTTTCTTCCCGTCTCCAAAATGAGCTACTTAAAAAGAATATTCAGCCCCATTTCATCATGAATACCCTTACTTCTTTGATGGAGTGGATAGAAGAAGCTCCGGGCGAAAGCATTCAATTTATTGAGGCTTTATCTGGAGAGTTTGAAATCATGAGTGAGATAGCGGAAGAAAAACTCATTCCGATCATGCAGGAAATCGACCTCTGTAAATACCATATTGAGATCATGCGTTTCCGAAAGGAATTGAACTATATTTTTATACAGGAAAACATTGATCCGGAGGAGAAAATTCCCCCTGCCATTTTTCACACCCTGATCGAAAATGCCATCACACATAGTTATCCGGATAAAGAAAATCGCATCAAAATTTTCTTGCGATTTTTCCGTGTAGAAGATCATCGCTATTACGAATTGGAAGTGGTTGCTCGAAATAAGAAAACAGAAAAGAAAGAAGAAGGTACCGGTTTCAAATACATCCGTTCTCGACTTAGCGAAAGCTATGGAGAACAGTGGACCCTCGACAGTAGTCCTACGGAAAGTGGCTGGATCACGCGCATCAAATTATTAAACGCATAG